The Phycisphaeraceae bacterium genome has a segment encoding these proteins:
- a CDS encoding amino acid adenylation domain-containing protein, giving the protein MNPQIRFRCALIGTGSVLIQCADELLRRGHSVVAVASPDPRVATWAHAASIPFASDFAGLISLTPQAPDLLWSIVNNDVLPSTALTWPTHLAINYHDGPLPRYAGIHATSWAILAGETEHAVSWHVMTDRVDFGDILASEPFPISAADSAFTLNAKAYEAALRSFRTLLTQLESQTHSRAPQSESQRTWFGRHHRPPHAGILDWTASATDLLRLVRALDFGPYDNRLGTARIWTGSRFLFATNAAPTDTGPNSAPGTIISVADASLRVSTGGSSDIRLLGLREIDGSPANLAEPRFACARQLPPLDPAELQRIIALDSAAHRTENWWINRLANVQPIQTPFISSLQSLHPDPSAETSTLDIATPLGSTAAQQIAAFAIYLARVSRNTRFDLPLHTPAQPNPLAPAGQLFETHPPMRVDLNLETSFQSIQHAITAELETLAKHPTYARDLLARSTRLRDIAELRSTHLWHAAIELTPHASSRAAITLLPSDTGCSLRFRTDAVPTDQAIDIAAQFQQLLAQASAAPHELGSRLSILTPAERRRVLETFAGPTRNYERGITLADLIARMVAQHPDAPAVIFNDTITTYAQLDALSNRIAHRLIAQGVKPGSLVGVCLERSTELVATLVAVIKSGGAYVPLDPSYPIERLKNMIEDAHLAVLVTSQNSPSSHSTTPLYKSLDWQGQTLFVDDPSLAANPAHTPTCPATEHDPAYVIFTSGSTGKPKGAANAHVAIINRLMWMQEHYQLTPTDRVLQKTPYSFDVSVWEFFWPLITGATIVVAKPEGHRDSAYLVDLIAHHAVTVLHFVPSMLRVFIEERNVTSCTTIRRVVCSGEALPFDLVERFFSRLPNAHLANLYGPTEAAVDVTAWECHPNDPRGIVPIGSAVPNTFMYALDDHLTPTPTGVPGELFIGGIQVGMGYVNRPELTADRFIQNPFRPGEKMYKTGDLGRFLPDASIEYLGRLDDQVKIRGFRIELGEIEFVLSAQPDVQEAVVLAREDVPGTKRLVAYIVGSATHSALRDALAKLLPEYMVPAAFVTLDALPVTANGKLDRRALPAPPRGSAFASDRPFVAPTSDTEAQLAQIWAQVLNLPRVSIDDNFFEIGGDSILALRIVAKASDADIHIAVHDLFRAPTVRALASTAATAQSTATTRTQPFQLISANDRAKLPPDIIDAYPLSALQSGMVFHSERAIGSYLYQVAMSLHVRARLDLTLLQRAVDQVVARNPILRTSFDLGTFAEPMQLVHAAASAPIEYHDISHLPSESQQALLARWIDDEAEYEFDWSRPPLLKYTVHKRSPDTFQFGITFHDAILDGWSTSNMMTEIFSRYVNMLAGAPDLDLTPNPITYRDFVALERTTLNSHDAQTFWAGLMDDAPFTQVPRIPGVGADVPVARNLDLIVPIPADVNQRVIERARELAIPLKSFYLAAHTRVLGMLAHQDDVVTGLVMNGRIEDPGGDSSLGNHLNTMPYRLHVADQTWFELAQSAHHAELAALPHRRYIGAQLLRDLGRAGQDNLFETGFNYTHFHVYDRLAGRDDIEFLRVDFTDPFHYVLVANFRVDAYDKRLDVVLNYNNKHMTRDQVKQIGRYYLAALRAIAADPHQPASPAAMLPKSEKRQLLDDFAGPARPYPQNLTLDQLIAQQAAATPHAPAVIFSDQTTTYAQLDANANRIAHRLLALGVKPHSLVGVCLQRSTELVAALLGVMRAGAAYVPLDPTYPPERLANMIDDAALAAFITSASDPTLPSSSAQLATLNWQGPTLFLDDPSLATSPSTPPASTATPDDPAYAIFTSGSTGRPKAALNAHRAIINRLLWMQDEYQLTPSDRVLQKTPFSFDVSVWEFFWPLITGAAIVVAKPEGHRDTAYLAHIIQHHNVSVMHFVPSMLRAFLEEPTLPRITSLRRVVCSGEALPFDLVQRFFTILPAVRLANLYGPTEAAVDVTAWECAPRDPRNIIPIGFPIANTHLLVLDPRLELAPIGTPGELYIGGIQVGIGYVNRPELTAERFIQHPFRPAEKLYKTGDLARFLNDGSIEYLGRLDDQVKIRGFRIELGEIQHAIAHQPNVQHAVVIAREDIPASPRIVAYIVGSADHATLRAALARTLPEYMVPAAFVTLDSLPVTSNGKLDRRALPAPSRAAASAADRSAAEHATDLESTLAAVWAQVLRLDSVALNDNFFEIGGDSILSIQICARARRHGILITPNQLFDHPTIALLAPHARQAAALTAHQGPVTGHSPLIPIQQWLLDQNLAQPSHWNAAIMLEVPSRIDDLTFRRALLAVVNHHDALRLRYQRNDQTWTQHFDTPDATNLAFHTALVDQFSTPAADASVERHGTTLQTGFNLAQGPLFGAVLFRERNGGSARLLMAAHHLVLDGFSWRLIIEDLMLACEHISQGQSPSLPQKTHSLRDWAHALEQHTPSISASPQQREWWMRELAASPQIPLDHPAADNTEASAIVHTTIIDPAATRALLHDVPASYHAQINDILLAALGITLRQWVSRDTLRIDMMGHGREAISDDLDVSRTVGWFTTLFPVALPLHTMTNPASAINAAREHLRQIPARGIGFGLARSWDTTDLGSAIRQAAPAALSFNYLGQFDQSLSQGWSLRIARTSCGPTRHPSNTRPAIIEVDAMIVDDVLRIDWIASSALHNESTIQSLAANFSTAIAHIIRDAAAASNTAPAAASAFPLAGLDDEGLARLSALFDASEFTDE; this is encoded by the coding sequence ATTCACGCCACATCATGGGCAATTCTCGCCGGCGAAACCGAGCACGCCGTCTCATGGCACGTCATGACCGACCGCGTCGACTTCGGCGACATTCTCGCGTCCGAACCATTCCCCATCTCCGCCGCCGACTCCGCCTTCACCCTCAACGCAAAAGCATACGAAGCCGCCCTCCGCTCATTTCGCACGCTCCTCACACAACTCGAATCGCAGACTCACTCACGCGCGCCACAGTCCGAATCGCAGCGCACATGGTTCGGCCGACACCATCGCCCGCCCCACGCAGGCATCCTCGATTGGACTGCCTCCGCAACCGATCTCCTCCGCCTCGTACGCGCCCTCGACTTCGGCCCATACGACAACCGCCTCGGCACCGCACGCATCTGGACCGGATCACGCTTCCTCTTCGCCACCAATGCCGCTCCAACCGACACCGGACCAAACTCCGCACCCGGAACCATCATCTCCGTCGCCGACGCATCCCTCCGCGTCAGCACCGGAGGCTCATCCGACATCCGCCTCCTCGGCCTGCGCGAAATTGATGGCTCACCCGCAAACCTCGCCGAGCCCCGCTTCGCATGCGCACGCCAACTCCCACCTCTTGACCCCGCCGAACTTCAGCGCATCATCGCGCTCGACTCCGCCGCACACCGCACCGAAAACTGGTGGATCAACCGCCTCGCCAACGTCCAGCCCATCCAGACGCCCTTCATCTCCAGCCTCCAGTCACTCCACCCCGACCCCTCAGCCGAAACAAGCACACTCGACATCGCAACCCCCCTCGGCTCCACCGCCGCCCAGCAGATCGCCGCCTTCGCCATCTATCTCGCGCGCGTCTCACGCAACACGCGTTTCGACCTCCCGCTCCACACACCCGCGCAACCCAACCCACTCGCGCCCGCCGGTCAACTCTTCGAGACTCATCCGCCGATGCGCGTCGATCTCAACCTCGAAACCTCTTTCCAGTCCATACAACACGCCATCACCGCCGAACTCGAAACCCTGGCAAAGCACCCAACCTACGCCCGCGATCTGCTCGCACGCAGCACACGCCTCCGCGATATCGCCGAACTGCGCTCAACCCATCTCTGGCACGCCGCAATCGAACTCACCCCTCACGCCTCCAGCCGCGCCGCCATCACACTCCTCCCCTCCGACACCGGCTGCTCCCTCCGCTTCCGCACCGATGCCGTCCCAACCGATCAGGCCATCGACATCGCCGCACAATTTCAGCAACTCCTCGCCCAGGCCTCCGCTGCTCCTCACGAACTCGGCTCACGCCTCTCCATTCTGACTCCCGCAGAACGCCGCCGTGTCCTCGAAACCTTCGCAGGACCCACACGCAACTACGAACGCGGCATCACCCTGGCCGATCTCATCGCCCGCATGGTCGCCCAGCACCCCGATGCGCCCGCTGTCATCTTCAACGACACCATCACCACCTACGCACAACTCGACGCGCTCTCCAACCGCATCGCACACCGTCTCATCGCACAGGGCGTCAAGCCCGGCTCACTCGTCGGCGTCTGCCTCGAACGCAGCACCGAACTCGTCGCAACCCTCGTCGCCGTCATCAAGAGCGGCGGCGCCTACGTCCCCCTCGACCCCTCATACCCCATCGAACGCCTCAAAAACATGATCGAAGACGCACACCTCGCCGTCCTCGTCACGTCACAAAACTCACCCTCATCTCACTCAACCACACCCCTCTACAAATCCCTCGACTGGCAAGGCCAAACCCTCTTCGTCGATGATCCCTCCCTCGCTGCTAACCCCGCCCACACGCCCACATGCCCCGCAACTGAGCACGACCCCGCATACGTCATCTTCACCTCCGGCTCCACCGGCAAACCAAAAGGCGCCGCCAACGCACATGTCGCAATCATCAACCGCCTCATGTGGATGCAGGAGCACTATCAACTCACCCCCACCGACCGCGTCCTCCAGAAAACACCATACTCCTTCGACGTCTCCGTCTGGGAGTTCTTCTGGCCACTCATCACCGGCGCCACCATCGTCGTCGCCAAGCCCGAAGGCCACCGCGACAGCGCCTACCTCGTAGACCTCATCGCACACCACGCCGTCACTGTCCTCCACTTCGTCCCCTCAATGCTCCGCGTCTTCATCGAAGAGCGCAACGTCACCAGTTGCACCACCATTCGCCGCGTCGTCTGCTCCGGCGAAGCACTCCCCTTCGATCTCGTCGAACGATTCTTCTCGCGCCTCCCAAACGCTCACCTCGCCAACCTCTATGGCCCAACCGAGGCCGCCGTCGATGTCACCGCATGGGAATGCCACCCCAACGACCCACGCGGCATCGTCCCAATCGGCAGCGCCGTCCCAAATACCTTCATGTACGCACTCGACGATCACCTGACCCCAACACCAACCGGCGTCCCCGGCGAACTCTTCATCGGAGGCATACAGGTCGGCATGGGTTACGTCAACCGACCAGAACTCACCGCCGATCGCTTCATCCAGAACCCATTCCGCCCCGGCGAGAAAATGTACAAAACCGGAGACCTCGGACGCTTCCTCCCCGATGCCTCCATCGAATACCTCGGCCGACTCGACGACCAGGTCAAGATCCGAGGCTTCCGCATCGAACTTGGCGAAATCGAATTCGTCCTCTCCGCCCAACCCGACGTTCAGGAAGCCGTCGTTCTCGCACGCGAAGATGTCCCAGGCACCAAACGCCTCGTCGCATACATCGTCGGCAGCGCCACCCACAGCGCACTCCGCGATGCACTCGCAAAACTCCTCCCCGAATACATGGTCCCCGCTGCCTTCGTCACCCTCGATGCTCTCCCCGTCACCGCAAATGGCAAACTCGATCGCCGCGCACTCCCCGCCCCGCCCCGCGGCTCCGCCTTCGCTTCCGATCGCCCCTTTGTCGCCCCAACCTCCGACACCGAAGCACAACTCGCACAAATCTGGGCCCAGGTCCTCAACCTCCCGCGTGTCTCCATCGACGACAACTTCTTCGAAATCGGCGGCGACTCAATCCTCGCCCTCCGCATCGTCGCAAAAGCCTCCGACGCAGACATCCATATCGCAGTCCACGACCTCTTCCGCGCGCCCACCGTCCGCGCCCTCGCCTCAACCGCTGCAACTGCTCAATCCACCGCCACCACGCGCACCCAGCCATTCCAACTCATCTCCGCAAACGACCGCGCAAAACTCCCCCCCGACATCATCGACGCCTACCCCCTCAGCGCACTCCAGAGCGGCATGGTCTTTCACAGCGAACGCGCCATCGGCTCATACCTCTATCAAGTCGCCATGAGCCTCCATGTCCGCGCACGACTCGACCTCACGCTCCTCCAGCGCGCCGTCGATCAGGTCGTCGCACGCAATCCCATCCTCCGCACCAGTTTCGACCTCGGCACCTTCGCCGAACCAATGCAACTCGTACACGCTGCCGCCTCAGCCCCAATCGAATACCACGATATCTCCCACCTCCCCTCCGAATCGCAGCAAGCCCTCCTCGCCCGATGGATCGACGACGAAGCCGAATACGAATTCGATTGGTCTCGCCCCCCGCTCCTCAAATACACCGTCCACAAACGCTCCCCCGACACCTTCCAGTTCGGCATCACCTTCCACGACGCAATCCTCGACGGCTGGAGCACGTCGAACATGATGACCGAAATCTTCTCCCGCTACGTCAACATGCTCGCCGGCGCCCCCGATCTCGATCTCACACCAAACCCCATCACATACCGCGATTTCGTCGCCCTCGAACGCACCACCCTCAACTCCCACGACGCCCAGACTTTCTGGGCCGGACTCATGGACGACGCCCCCTTCACACAAGTCCCGCGCATCCCCGGCGTCGGAGCCGATGTCCCCGTCGCACGCAATCTCGACCTCATCGTCCCCATCCCCGCCGACGTCAACCAGCGCGTCATCGAACGCGCACGCGAACTCGCAATCCCGCTCAAGTCCTTCTACCTCGCCGCGCACACGCGCGTCCTCGGCATGCTCGCTCATCAGGACGACGTCGTCACAGGCCTCGTCATGAACGGCCGCATCGAAGACCCGGGCGGCGACTCCTCCCTCGGCAACCACCTCAACACCATGCCCTACCGCCTCCACGTCGCCGACCAGACTTGGTTCGAACTCGCACAATCAGCACACCACGCCGAACTCGCCGCACTCCCACACCGCCGATACATCGGCGCACAACTCCTCCGCGATCTCGGCCGCGCAGGTCAGGACAACCTCTTCGAAACCGGTTTCAACTACACACATTTCCACGTCTACGACCGCCTCGCCGGACGCGACGATATCGAGTTCCTCCGCGTCGATTTCACCGACCCATTCCACTACGTCCTCGTCGCAAACTTCCGCGTCGACGCATACGACAAACGCCTTGATGTCGTCCTCAACTACAACAACAAACACATGACCCGCGATCAGGTCAAGCAGATCGGCCGATACTACCTCGCCGCACTCCGCGCCATCGCCGCCGACCCTCACCAGCCCGCCTCCCCCGCAGCCATGCTCCCAAAAAGCGAAAAACGACAACTCCTCGATGACTTCGCAGGCCCCGCACGACCCTATCCACAAAACCTCACCCTCGATCAACTCATCGCACAACAGGCAGCCGCAACCCCTCACGCACCAGCCGTCATCTTCAGCGACCAGACCACCACCTACGCACAACTCGACGCCAACGCAAACCGCATCGCACACCGACTTCTCGCCCTCGGCGTCAAACCACACTCCCTCGTCGGAGTCTGCCTCCAGCGCAGCACCGAGCTCGTCGCCGCCCTCCTCGGCGTCATGCGCGCAGGCGCCGCATACGTCCCCCTCGATCCAACCTATCCCCCCGAGCGCCTCGCCAACATGATCGACGACGCCGCCCTCGCCGCCTTCATCACCTCCGCATCCGACCCCACGCTTCCATCCTCCTCCGCCCAACTCGCCACCCTCAACTGGCAAGGACCAACTCTCTTCCTCGACGATCCGTCGCTCGCAACTTCCCCCTCAACCCCCCCCGCCTCCACCGCAACTCCCGACGACCCCGCATACGCCATCTTCACCTCAGGCTCCACCGGCCGCCCCAAAGCCGCACTCAACGCCCACCGCGCCATCATCAACCGCCTCCTCTGGATGCAGGACGAATACCAACTCACCCCCAGCGATCGCGTCCTTCAGAAAACTCCCTTCAGTTTCGACGTCTCCGTCTGGGAGTTCTTCTGGCCACTCATCACCGGCGCCGCAATCGTCGTCGCAAAACCAGAAGGTCACCGCGACACCGCATACCTCGCACACATCATCCAGCACCACAACGTCTCCGTCATGCACTTCGTCCCCTCCATGCTCCGCGCATTCCTCGAAGAACCAACCCTCCCACGCATCACCTCCCTCCGCCGCGTCGTCTGCTCCGGCGAAGCCCTCCCATTCGATCTCGTTCAGCGATTCTTCACCATCCTCCCCGCTGTACGCCTCGCAAACCTCTATGGCCCAACCGAGGCCGCAGTCGATGTCACCGCATGGGAATGCGCCCCACGCGACCCACGAAACATCATCCCCATCGGCTTCCCCATCGCAAACACCCACTTGCTCGTCCTCGATCCACGCCTCGAACTCGCCCCCATCGGCACTCCCGGCGAGCTCTACATCGGAGGCATCCAGGTCGGCATCGGATACGTCAACCGACCAGAACTCACCGCCGAACGCTTCATCCAGCACCCATTCCGCCCTGCCGAAAAACTCTACAAAACCGGCGACCTCGCACGCTTCCTCAACGATGGATCCATCGAATACCTCGGCCGACTCGACGATCAGGTCAAGATCCGAGGCTTCCGCATCGAACTCGGCGAAATCCAACACGCAATCGCTCACCAGCCCAACGTCCAGCACGCCGTCGTCATCGCACGCGAAGACATCCCCGCCAGCCCACGCATCGTCGCATACATCGTCGGTAGCGCCGATCACGCAACCCTCCGCGCCGCACTCGCGCGCACACTCCCCGAATACATGGTCCCCGCAGCCTTCGTCACCCTCGACTCGCTCCCCGTCACCTCCAACGGCAAACTCGACCGCCGCGCACTCCCTGCCCCCTCGCGCGCCGCCGCATCCGCCGCCGATCGCTCTGCCGCCGAGCACGCGACCGATCTCGAGTCAACCCTCGCCGCCGTCTGGGCTCAAGTCCTCCGCCTCGACTCCGTCGCACTCAACGACAACTTCTTCGAAATCGGTGGCGACTCCATCCTCAGCATTCAGATCTGCGCACGCGCACGCCGCCACGGCATCCTCATCACCCCAAACCAACTCTTCGATCATCCAACAATCGCACTCCTCGCCCCGCACGCTCGACAAGCCGCAGCACTCACCGCACATCAGGGCCCCGTCACCGGACACTCCCCGCTCATTCCAATCCAGCAGTGGCTCCTCGATCAGAACCTCGCCCAGCCATCGCACTGGAACGCAGCCATAATGCTCGAAGTCCCCTCACGCATCGACGACCTCACCTTCCGACGCGCACTGCTCGCCGTCGTCAATCATCACGATGCCCTGCGCCTCCGTTACCAACGAAACGATCAGACCTGGACCCAGCACTTCGACACCCCCGACGCAACCAATCTCGCATTCCACACCGCGCTCGTCGATCAATTCTCCACCCCCGCCGCCGATGCCTCCGTCGAACGCCACGGCACCACCCTCCAGACAGGTTTCAATCTCGCACAAGGCCCCCTCTTCGGCGCAGTCCTCTTCCGCGAACGCAACGGCGGCTCCGCACGCCTCCTCATGGCAGCACATCACCTCGTCCTCGATGGCTTCTCCTGGCGCCTCATCATCGAAGACCTCATGCTCGCCTGCGAACACATCTCGCAGGGCCAGTCCCCCTCCCTCCCACAAAAGACCCACTCCCTCCGCGACTGGGCACACGCGCTCGAGCAACACACACCCTCAATCTCCGCTTCGCCGCAACAGCGCGAATGGTGGATGCGCGAACTCGCCGCCTCACCGCAGATCCCCCTCGATCACCCCGCAGCCGACAACACCGAAGCATCCGCCATCGTCCACACCACCATCATCGACCCCGCCGCAACGCGCGCACTCCTCCACGATGTCCCAGCCTCATATCACGCACAGATCAACGACATTCTCCTCGCAGCACTCGGCATCACCCTCCGCCAATGGGTCAGCCGCGACACCCTTCGCATCGACATGATGGGCCATGGCCGCGAAGCAATCTCCGACGATCTCGACGTCTCACGCACCGTCGGCTGGTTCACCACCCTCTTCCCCGTCGCCCTCCCACTTCACACAATGACCAACCCCGCCTCCGCAATCAACGCTGCACGCGAACACCTCCGACAGATCCCTGCACGCGGCATCGGTTTCGGCCTCGCACGCTCATGGGATACCACCGATCTCGGGAGCGCTATCCGCCAGGCCGCGCCCGCCGCACTCTCATTCAACTACCTTGGACAATTCGATCAATCCCTCTCCCAGGGCTGGAGCCTCCGCATCGCACGCACTTCCTGTGGCCCAACACGCCACCCTTCAAACACACGCCCAGCCATCATCGAAGTCGACGCCATGATCGTCGATGACGTACTCCGCATCGACTGGATCGCAAGCTCCGCGCTCCACAACGAATCCACGATCCAGTCGCTCGCTGCAAACTTCTCTACCGCAATCGCCCACATCATCCGCGACGCCGCAGCAGCATCAAACACCGCTCCCGCAGCAGCCAGCGCCTTCCCCCTCGCAGGCCTCGACGATGAAGGCCTCGCACGTCTGTCCGCACTCTTCGACGCAAGCGAGTTCACGGATGAGTGA